One window from the genome of Streptococcus halotolerans encodes:
- the rpsP gene encoding 30S ribosomal protein S16, whose protein sequence is MAVKIRLTRMGSKKKPFYRINVADSRAPRDGRFIETVGTYNPLVAENQVTLKEERILDWLSKGAQPSDTVRNILSREGIMAKFHESKYSK, encoded by the coding sequence ATGGCAGTAAAAATCCGTTTAACTCGTATGGGTTCTAAAAAGAAACCTTTCTACCGTATCAACGTTGCAGATTCACGTGCTCCACGTGATGGACGTTTTATCGAAACCGTTGGAACATACAACCCACTTGTAGCTGAAAATCAAGTAACTCTTAAAGAAGAGCGTATCCTTGATTGGTTGTCAAAAGGTGCACAACCTTCAGATACTGTTCGTAACATCCTTTCACGTGAAGGAATTATGGCGAAATTCCACGAGTCAAAATACTCTAAATAA
- a CDS encoding LPXTG cell wall anchor domain-containing protein, which yields MSESASSSLSTSVSDVVSQSDSLSVSTSESISGLGSVSVSASTSMSISQSASMSASSSMSVSQSLSASKSTSMNVSSSMSISVRANASTSQSHTASESTKHLPNTGENSNNGLLAGLGLFFGASLVAKRKKDRR from the coding sequence TTGTCAGAGTCAGCATCAAGCAGCTTAAGCACGTCAGTATCTGATGTTGTCTCACAATCAGATTCCTTATCCGTTTCAACGTCAGAATCAATCTCAGGTTTGGGGAGTGTATCTGTTTCGGCTTCAACGTCGATGAGTATTAGCCAATCAGCATCGATGAGTGCTTCAAGCTCAATGAGTGTGAGTCAATCGTTATCAGCAAGTAAGTCAACATCAATGAACGTCTCAAGTAGTATGAGTATTTCAGTGAGAGCAAATGCTTCAACAAGCCAATCTCATACTGCTTCAGAATCAACCAAGCACCTTCCAAACACAGGTGAGAATAGTAATAACGGTCTTTTGGCAGGATTAGGACTTTTCTTTGGGGCAAGTCTAGTGGCTAAGCGAAAAAAAGATAGAAGATAG
- a CDS encoding KH domain-containing protein, whose protein sequence is MDTIENLIIAIVKPLISQPDHLTIKIQDTPEYLEYHLDLDANDIGRIIGKKGRTIMAIRSIVYSVPVQGKKVRLVIDEK, encoded by the coding sequence ATGGACACCATTGAAAATCTTATTATTGCTATTGTGAAACCTTTGATTTCACAACCGGATCACTTAACGATTAAAATTCAGGATACGCCTGAGTATTTAGAATATCATCTTGATTTGGATGCCAATGACATTGGCCGTATCATCGGAAAAAAAGGTCGCACAATTATGGCCATAAGATCGATTGTCTATTCGGTGCCCGTTCAAGGTAAAAAAGTTCGACTGGTCATTGATGAAAAATAA